From Ignisphaera aggregans DSM 17230, the proteins below share one genomic window:
- a CDS encoding protein of unknown function ATP binding (InterPro IPR004130~KEGG: hbu:Hbut_1433 GTPase~PFAM: protein of unknown function ATP binding~SPTR: A2BMP6 Conserved hypothetical ATP binding protein~PFAM: Conserved hypothetical ATP binding protein) codes for MVAIIIFLGPAGSGKSSLTSSYSRWLREFLGARIFIVNLDPATEFIPYKPDLDIRDLIDIHRISKEFGLGPNGVLVKAMDIIANEMIYIFEDLKYIDTDFILIDTPGQMEVFIFRDIAIKLVNELKKLSNNVVAVFVLDADVIKRYEDYAFISIMSTALQARMGIDVVPVINKIDLVQSLLIVGDTISDIDIVIENIRNKGLYGEMLSNILNIIWQYAKATRVPRVSAKEFIGIEELHRIIHELTCSCGDLT; via the coding sequence ATGGTTGCAATAATAATATTCTTAGGACCTGCAGGCTCAGGTAAATCAAGTCTCACATCAAGTTATTCTAGATGGCTAAGGGAGTTCCTAGGAGCTAGAATATTTATAGTAAATCTAGATCCTGCTACTGAGTTTATCCCATACAAACCAGATCTAGATATAAGGGATTTGATAGATATACATAGAATTTCAAAGGAATTTGGTCTTGGTCCAAATGGAGTACTTGTAAAGGCTATGGATATAATAGCTAATGAAATGATCTATATATTTGAAGATCTAAAGTATATTGATACAGATTTTATTCTTATAGATACTCCTGGACAGATGGAAGTATTCATATTTAGAGATATAGCTATAAAGCTTGTTAATGAGCTTAAGAAACTATCCAATAATGTTGTCGCTGTATTTGTTCTAGATGCAGATGTTATTAAGAGATATGAGGACTATGCATTTATATCAATAATGTCAACAGCTCTACAAGCTAGAATGGGTATAGATGTAGTCCCAGTAATAAACAAGATAGATCTAGTCCAATCTCTATTAATAGTAGGAGATACCATTAGCGATATAGATATAGTGATAGAGAATATTAGAAATAAGGGTCTCTATGGAGAAATGCTATCAAATATTCTTAATATTATTTGGCAATATGCTAAAGCTACACGTGTTCCAAGAGTCTCTGCAAAGGAGTTCATTGGTATAGAGGAATTGCATAGAATTATACATGAATTGACATGCTCCTGTGGAGATCTAACATAG
- a CDS encoding Glycosyl transferase, family 4, conserved region (COGs: COG0472 UDP-N-acetylmuramyl pentapeptide phosphotransferase/UDP-N- acetylglucosamine-1-phosphate transferase~InterPro IPR018481~KEGG: tpe:Tpen_0412 glycosyl transferase family protein~PFAM: Glycosyl transferase, family 4, conserved region~SPTR: A1RX91 Glycosyl transferase, family 4~PFAM: Glycosyl transferase family 4): MLVLVIPMIITTIIIISSSLLLIRIEQKLGLLCKDVHKQGDIRIPCIGGFSLVIGLYIGITLLRLYKIISYEIFISFIVYLSISFIIGLIDDVIDLKSRWKIILGLLPVVPLMIFNVYVPRPWIPFLGYIRISSLYPLLMAGATTVYLNAANMFDTHNGTLPFITLSSIGFAVLLKIYTHAPLNDIAIPLLFSIAILSYLPFNIYPAKMFNGNTGAYVLGSLLAYTAIICRVEFYIVLSTFPMFINGFYYISSVKGFLQKEQVERPTYVDENGCIHPRIGKAPITFIRLLTLFSNTPLSEKELVIIVYTISFLSSLTAFIITIGLGFK, translated from the coding sequence ATGCTGGTATTAGTAATTCCAATGATAATTACAACTATTATAATCATATCATCATCATTATTATTAATTAGAATTGAACAAAAATTAGGATTATTATGTAAAGATGTACATAAACAGGGAGATATTAGGATTCCATGTATAGGAGGATTCTCACTTGTTATAGGTCTCTATATTGGCATAACTTTGTTACGGCTTTATAAAATCATTAGCTACGAAATATTTATATCATTTATAGTTTATCTATCGATATCATTTATCATAGGGCTTATAGATGATGTTATAGATCTTAAATCTAGATGGAAAATAATTCTAGGACTTCTACCTGTAGTACCACTAATGATATTTAATGTATATGTACCAAGACCTTGGATTCCATTCCTCGGATATATAAGAATATCATCTTTATATCCATTGCTTATGGCTGGAGCTACAACAGTATATCTAAATGCAGCAAATATGTTTGATACACATAACGGAACACTACCATTTATAACACTATCATCTATAGGATTTGCTGTGCTCCTTAAGATATATACACATGCTCCACTAAATGACATAGCCATCCCCCTGCTCTTCTCTATAGCTATTCTCTCATATCTACCCTTCAATATATATCCTGCAAAAATGTTCAATGGGAATACAGGTGCATATGTACTCGGCTCACTACTTGCATATACAGCGATTATATGTAGAGTAGAATTCTACATAGTCTTATCCACATTCCCTATGTTTATAAACGGTTTCTATTATATATCATCAGTAAAAGGCTTTCTACAAAAAGAACAAGTTGAAAGACCTACATATGTTGATGAAAATGGCTGTATCCATCCAAGGATAGGGAAAGCCCCTATAACATTTATTAGATTATTAACACTCTTTTCAAATACTCCACTAAGTGAAAAAGAACTTGTTATAATAGTATATACTATTAGTTTTCTTTCATCATTAACAGCATTTATCATAACTATAGGACTTGGTTTTAAATAG
- a CDS encoding phosphodiesterase, MJ0936 family (COGs: COG0622 phosphoesterase~InterPro IPR004843:IPR019756:IPR000979~KEGG: smr:Smar_0158 phosphodiesterase~PFAM: metallophosphoesterase~SPTR: A3DKW1 Phosphodiesterase, MJ0936 family~TIGRFAM: phosphodiesterase, MJ0936 family~PFAM: Calcineurin-like phosphoesterase~TIGRFAM: phosphoesterase, MJ0936 family), giving the protein MRVSQGKISGDVKRILVMSDSHIPDRAFEIPSKIRLFIEREKYDIVVHAGDFTDYKVIEYVRTLGKETYMVQGNMDYIDLPEKEIFDAYGINIGVIHGDQVYPRGNISKLSRIAKELNARILISGHTHTPNIAFDSGILHLNPGSITGVWGGGGGSMTPTFIVLTISSDGHVTIDIYALEDDLKLYRREYIKFSL; this is encoded by the coding sequence ATGCGTGTATCTCAAGGAAAAATTAGTGGTGATGTCAAGAGAATTTTAGTGATGAGCGATTCTCATATACCTGATAGAGCTTTTGAAATTCCTTCTAAAATTAGATTATTTATTGAGAGAGAAAAATATGATATAGTTGTTCATGCAGGTGATTTTACAGATTATAAAGTGATAGAATACGTTAGAACTCTTGGGAAAGAGACATACATGGTCCAGGGGAATATGGATTATATAGATCTTCCTGAGAAGGAAATATTTGATGCATATGGTATCAATATAGGTGTTATCCATGGTGATCAGGTTTATCCTAGGGGTAACATCTCTAAGCTATCTAGAATTGCGAAAGAGTTGAATGCTAGGATACTTATATCGGGACATACACATACGCCAAATATAGCTTTTGATTCAGGTATACTTCATTTAAATCCAGGTTCTATAACTGGTGTGTGGGGCGGAGGTGGAGGATCTATGACTCCAACCTTTATTGTACTAACCATTAGTAGTGATGGACATGTAACTATCGATATCTATGCATTAGAGGATGATTTAAAATTGTATAGGAGGGAATATATCAAATTTTCACTATAA
- a CDS encoding transcriptional regulator, PadR-like family (COGs: COG1695 transcriptional regulator protein~InterPro IPR005149~KEGG: tga:TGAM_1275 transcription regulator, PadR-like family~PFAM: transcriptional regulator PadR family protein~SPTR: B7R531 Transcriptional regulator, PadR family protein~PFAM: Transcriptional regulator PadR-like family) produces MRRAGFRGYLGLLILKILSESPMHAYGILKRLREITGHEELSVGVLYPVLRTLINKGLVDIRIDRVDGEERKVYYVTDKGKKLLDERASSVDEALRVANRFKILKSIEVDRVFRTIRSLFEIADSLSEDKCEKLRRLFRGFEEEVNRIIGE; encoded by the coding sequence ATGAGGAGAGCAGGTTTCAGAGGGTATCTAGGACTCCTGATACTTAAGATATTGAGTGAAAGTCCTATGCATGCTTATGGAATTCTAAAAAGACTTAGGGAAATTACAGGTCATGAAGAACTTAGTGTTGGTGTATTGTATCCTGTTTTAAGAACCCTGATTAATAAGGGCTTGGTTGATATTCGTATTGATAGAGTTGATGGTGAGGAGAGGAAGGTGTATTATGTTACTGACAAAGGGAAGAAGCTTCTTGATGAGAGGGCTAGTAGTGTAGATGAAGCTCTAAGGGTTGCTAATAGATTTAAGATTTTAAAGAGTATTGAGGTGGATAGGGTTTTTAGAACTATAAGGAGCTTGTTTGAGATTGCAGATTCTTTGAGTGAGGATAAGTGTGAGAAGCTAAGGAGATTGTTTAGGGGTTTTGAGGAAGAGGTTAATAGGATTATAGGTGAATAG
- a CDS encoding daunorubicin resistance ABC transporter ATPase subunit (COGs: COG1131 ABC-type multidrug transport system ATPase component~InterPro IPR003439:IPR003593:IPR017871:IPR005894~KEGG: tpe:Tpen_1594 daunorubicin resistance ABC transporter ATPase subunit~PFAM: ABC transporter related~SMART: AAA ATPase~SPTR: A1S0K9 Daunorubicin resistance ABC transporter ATPase subunit~TIGRFAM: daunorubicin resistance ABC transporter ATPase subunit~PFAM: ABC transporter~TIGRFAM: daunorubicin resistance ABC transporter ATP-binding subunit), protein MDDVIVVENLVKKFKDVVAVNGISFSVKRAEIFGLLGPNGAGKTTTIHIIATLLRPTSGRVMVVGYDVVSNPYEVRKRIGIIFQDPSLDMDLSAYDNMYIHGRLYGLRGEELHRKIMELLDFVDLKQYANKIVRNFSGGMRRRLELARGLLHEPEILILDEPTIGLDPQTRARIWEYITRIQNEKGITILMTTHYMDEAEELCHRIAIMDRGKIVGMGTADELKQIIGSDIVIAKFDKPMCIDEEFVKECKILADGRTEIVVSNASKILPQIFEYAEAKGVKILEISYRRPTLNEVFLHLTGRELRESLEEHPLSPKIERMRRFR, encoded by the coding sequence ATGGATGATGTAATAGTTGTTGAAAATCTTGTTAAGAAGTTTAAGGATGTTGTAGCTGTTAACGGTATTAGTTTTAGTGTGAAGAGAGCAGAGATATTTGGGTTATTAGGTCCTAATGGTGCAGGTAAGACTACAACAATACATATTATTGCAACATTGCTTAGACCAACATCTGGAAGGGTTATGGTTGTAGGTTATGATGTTGTTTCAAATCCGTATGAGGTGAGGAAGAGGATAGGTATAATTTTTCAGGATCCAAGTCTTGATATGGATCTTTCAGCCTACGATAATATGTATATTCATGGAAGGTTATATGGGTTAAGAGGAGAGGAGTTACATAGAAAGATAATGGAGCTTTTAGATTTTGTTGATTTAAAACAATATGCAAATAAGATAGTTAGAAACTTTTCAGGAGGTATGAGGAGAAGATTAGAGCTTGCAAGGGGGCTTCTACATGAACCTGAGATATTGATACTTGATGAACCTACCATAGGCTTAGATCCACAGACTAGAGCAAGGATATGGGAATATATAACAAGGATTCAGAATGAGAAGGGGATAACGATATTAATGACTACACACTATATGGATGAAGCTGAAGAATTATGTCATCGTATAGCTATAATGGATAGGGGTAAGATTGTTGGTATGGGTACAGCAGATGAATTGAAACAGATTATAGGATCAGATATAGTTATAGCAAAATTTGATAAGCCGATGTGTATTGATGAAGAGTTTGTTAAGGAATGTAAAATATTGGCTGATGGAAGGACTGAGATAGTTGTTAGTAATGCTTCAAAGATATTGCCACAGATATTTGAATATGCTGAAGCGAAAGGTGTTAAAATTCTTGAGATCAGCTATAGGAGACCTACACTAAATGAGGTATTTCTACATCTCACTGGAAGAGAGTTGAGAGAGTCTTTAGAGGAGCATCCATTATCGCCAAAGATTGAGAGAATGAGAAGGTTTAGGTGA
- a CDS encoding daunorubicin resistance ABC transporter, inner membrane subunit B (InterPro IPR013526:IPR013525:IPR000412:IPR005942~KEGG: tpe:Tpen_1593 daunorubicin resistance ABC transporter, inner membrane subunit B~PFAM: ABC-2 type transporter~SPTR: A1S0K8 Daunorubicin resistance ABC transporter, inner membrane subunit B~TIGRFAM: daunorubicin resistance ABC transporter, inner membrane subunit B~PFAM: ABC-2 type transporter~TIGRFAM: daunorubicin resistance ABC transporter membrane protein): MSSIDSIAIMIYRQVKRYIGARSRIVTTFVQPVIWIFFFGLGMGSLFTFNNPYIDTLMKQQFGGLDYITFLTSGVVAMTIFTASFISGVSVIWDKQFGFLKETLVAPAHRASIIIGRSIGDALTILLQATIITLISKAIAPGLRLTGLLPALVYGFILSLGLISLGIAIATKMTSPEGFQMIVNLVMMPLQFLSGIFFPISRLPDWAQIIAKLNPLTYAVDGMRYWLTGVSTFDPLIDVALLVVLSGILMIIAVRMFEKATIEE, translated from the coding sequence ATGAGTAGTATAGACTCTATTGCTATAATGATATATAGACAGGTAAAGAGGTATATAGGTGCAAGATCTAGAATTGTAACGACATTTGTACAACCAGTTATATGGATATTCTTCTTTGGGCTTGGCATGGGATCGCTATTCACATTTAACAATCCATATATAGATACATTGATGAAGCAACAGTTTGGAGGTCTTGACTATATAACGTTCTTAACGAGTGGTGTAGTTGCAATGACAATATTTACAGCATCATTTATAAGTGGAGTATCTGTTATTTGGGATAAACAGTTTGGATTTCTAAAGGAAACTCTTGTGGCACCTGCACATAGGGCTAGCATAATAATTGGTAGATCTATAGGTGATGCACTTACAATCTTGTTACAGGCAACAATAATAACATTGATATCAAAGGCTATAGCACCAGGACTAAGATTAACAGGGTTACTACCAGCTCTTGTATATGGATTCATCTTATCTCTAGGATTAATCTCTCTCGGTATAGCGATAGCTACAAAAATGACGAGTCCCGAAGGGTTTCAGATGATAGTTAATCTCGTTATGATGCCACTACAATTCTTAAGCGGAATATTCTTCCCAATTAGTAGATTGCCAGATTGGGCACAGATAATAGCTAAACTAAATCCATTGACCTACGCTGTTGATGGAATGAGATACTGGTTGACTGGGGTAAGCACATTTGATCCACTAATCGATGTAGCACTCTTAGTGGTTCTCTCAGGAATTCTAATGATTATAGCTGTAAGAATGTTTGAAAAAGCTACTATAGAGGAATAG
- a CDS encoding multiple antibiotic resistance (MarC)-related protein (COGs: COG2095 Multiple antibiotic transporter~InterPro IPR002771~KEGG: pis:Pisl_1180 multiple antibiotic resistance (MarC)-related protein~PFAM: multiple antibiotic resistance (MarC)-related protein~SPTR: A1RTR6 Multiple antibiotic resistance (MarC)-related protein~PFAM: MarC family integral membrane protein) — MYMDLIKIDISIIITLSVQIFAIMDPLAALPPLIEVIADLKPSDARRMINRAAIAIFILLTLFSIAGGIILSIFGLSISSLKIAAGVILMATAIDTLITGHKPEKINVGEYIIVPIATPLIVGPGTMTLLITASRLYGIINTLIAAYIAFIATYIILLISQNIVRLTGTTFVNGIGRFMSIIIASFAVEMFVSGIREILAIQ; from the coding sequence ATGTATATGGATTTAATAAAAATTGATATCTCTATCATTATAACCTTATCAGTGCAGATATTTGCTATAATGGATCCGTTAGCAGCATTACCACCATTGATAGAGGTAATAGCTGATCTTAAACCTAGTGATGCTAGAAGAATGATTAATCGTGCAGCTATTGCAATATTCATCCTTTTAACACTATTTTCAATAGCTGGAGGGATAATTCTCTCTATATTTGGACTTAGTATCTCATCCCTTAAGATAGCTGCAGGAGTAATACTTATGGCTACAGCTATAGACACATTAATAACCGGTCATAAACCTGAGAAGATAAATGTAGGAGAATATATTATTGTTCCAATAGCTACGCCATTAATTGTTGGTCCAGGTACCATGACACTGCTAATCACGGCATCGAGACTTTATGGCATTATAAATACCTTGATAGCGGCTTACATAGCATTTATTGCAACCTATATCATCCTTCTTATTTCGCAAAATATAGTAAGGCTTACTGGAACCACCTTTGTCAATGGAATTGGAAGATTTATGTCTATAATTATAGCATCATTTGCTGTAGAAATGTTTGTGAGCGGAATTAGAGAGATTTTAGCTATTCAATAG